The following proteins come from a genomic window of Lolium rigidum isolate FL_2022 chromosome 5, APGP_CSIRO_Lrig_0.1, whole genome shotgun sequence:
- the LOC124654404 gene encoding thaumatin-like protein: protein MLSFHTYTRSSTMASRGAGSTNSPILLLLLLAAFAAGASATTVTITNRCSYTVWPAVVPAGRGVELRPGSSWTLDVPVITGATNIWGRTDCSFDKGGRGHCQTGDCGGLQCASGSSTNPAVTKAEFSVYNGSYYYGITTLKGFNLPLDFSCSSGDALRCRQAGCQVAYPYQKYYQHTCGANGSQLQVVFCP from the coding sequence ATGCTCTCCTTCCACACATACACAAGAAGTTCAACAATGGCGTCTCGTGGTGCCGGAAGCACCAACTCTcctatcctcctcctccttctcctggcAGCCTTCGCCGCCGGAGCCAGCGCCACAACAGTAACCATCACCAACCGCTGCTCCTACACGGTGTGGCCGGCCGTCGTCCCCGCTGGCCGCGGCGTCGAGCTCCGGCCAGGGAGCAGCTGGACCCTGGACGTTCCCGtcatcaccggcgccacgaacatATGGGGCCGCACGGACTGCTCCTTCGACAAGGGCGGCAGAGGGCACTGCCAGACCGGCGACTGCGGCGGGCTACAGTGCGCCTCCGGGAGTAGCACTAATCCGGCGGTGACCAAGGCCGAGTTCTCTGTGTACAACGGCAGCTACTACTACGGCATCACGACGCTGAAGGGGTTCAACCTGCCGCTGGACTTTTCTTGCAGCTCCGGCGACGCGCTCCGGTGCCGGCAGGCCGGGTGCCAGGTCGCGTACCCGTACCAGAAGTACTACCAACACACGTGCGGCGCCAACGGGAGCCAGCTCCAAGTCGTCTTCTGCCCGTGA